The Malus sylvestris chromosome 8, drMalSylv7.2, whole genome shotgun sequence genomic interval ttgtatatacttgTTTCCTGCTGTAAATTGCATATAGTTTTCTGATGTCACTTCTATTTTTCAGGCATATAATCTGTCAAGGGACCACAAACCTGATCTTGAGCTTGAGAAGGAGAGGATTTTAAAAGCTGGTGGTTTCATCCATGCAGGACGAGTCAATGGAAGTTTGAACCTTGCAAGAGCTATAGGTAATTATAGTGCATGAATGTGCATTCTTAGTATAACACTGTTCCGAAATCTCAATTAGATTTGTATCCAAAGGaattaaattatgttttgaaatttaTATTTATAGATGTATGGAACTTCCTTGGAATACGTTCAGTGTTGTGTTGTAAACTACATTGAGTGTGTGGGTGCATGCGCATATTTGTAGAGGGGGAGCTAAGTGCATAGCTTTTTATGTTCCCTGTACTCATTAATTTTGCATATACCGCAGGTGACATGGAATTCAAGCAGAATAAATTTTTGCCAGATGAAAAACAAATCATAACTGCATGTCCGGACATAAACACTGTATGTATATACTTGCGACATTGAAAGTTTTCACAAGATATTTAGAAAAATATAGAAGTTTGGATAATGGTGGTTTTGGGGGGCTGTCTACATTTTGAAGTTTCCCAAAATCGTTTGGTACGTGTTTTATTATAAAAGCAAAAATAACTAACAGTTATTGGCTATTACTTTTGTCAtccattttaatttatttacttaatttttaattaggTTGAGCTTTGTGATGACGATGAATTTATTGTGCTAGCATGCGATGGCATCTGGTATGCGTCtttaacttttctttctttatcttcATATTTTTGTTCAATATATCCTTGCTGATATGATTCTGCTTTTGATAACTCAGTTTAATGTTTTTTAAGTTATGGTATGATTGTCGGAAATCGAGTTGATATTTTTGTTACTTTCTTACAGGGACTGTATGTCTAGCCAGCAAGTGGTAGATTTTGTACGTGAACAACTACTTTCTGTGAGTGCatgtttctctttcttttctttggttttcctgGTTTGAAAACAAGGACAGCACTTTTGCAATGCAGTTGGAAGTGGTTCCATATAATGTTGCTTGGTATGACACCATTGTAAATCATGCAGGAAAGCAAGCTATCTGTGGTGTGCGAGAGAGCCCTTGATAGGTGTCTGGCGCCATCGACTGCTGGTGGTGAGGGATGCGATAACATGACCATGATCGTGGTGCAGTTCAAGAAGCCCAAACAGTCGACTGAGTCTGAGGGTGGGCAATCCTCGTCGACTGAAGAAGCAGCTGGCAGCGATTCAAACGGAAGTGATTCAAAGGCAGATGAAAGTGAATCGAAGTAGTGGCCCGCTGTGTACCGTGAAATTAGTAGAGAGATTTGCATCACGTTTTTACTCTCTCAGAAGAAATGTGAATCTCAGATTGGTAATTGTAGATTGTTTagcctggaaaaaaaaaaaggaaaacgaaTGGATCATTAGCGATTTAGTTAAAACTCGTTTTTGTGATCTTCGATGTTTGTTTTTTCGGTTGAAACACACGTTGAAATAGTATGTACAGATTATAACAAAGTACCACCAGAGTGTTTGAATGTAATCTTAATATATCTTTGAGCTGTTCAAGTAAAATGATGTGAAGTGTTTTATCTGTTTCACTGTCACCATACCATCTGGATAAAAGTGTGTTTGCATTTTTGCAGTGCTGCGATTTCAGAAGCAATCATAAACAAACCGGGTTGGGACCAATTTGCCAAACCGGTTTGCAGCTTCGACGGTCTGGTGCGGCATAGGGCCATTTAGTACCGGTTTGGtatggtttggtattgatgtgcttttataaaaagtgggtataaaaaaaaggtgtttggtaaacacttcttattttcatatttttaggtgaaaaaagctgaaaatgtgaagcagtaaaaatgagcttattctcacagcacagcagaaacagtttttttttaaagcacagcaataccaaatcagccctTAGTCTAGCAAGACGCAATATCCATCATGTTGCAAGTGTTACGAATTCAAATTCCATCTATGAGGAAACATGATATTGATGAGTAACTCAATAGAATTGAATGAAATTTATGAGTTTGAAACATAAAGAACCAAAGTGACCtttcaaaacttaaaaataccgtttgtgataaaaactccAGATTTTAGGAAACCACATCTCTTAGCTTTCAAAAGCTCTAGGAAGGGAAagacaaaaaaataacaaaataatagaacaacaaaaataaaaaaatattctgTTAGTTCAAAGTATTCTATATTTTTTGAAGCGTTCGTAGATTCCTTTACCTCTTTTATAACAAAACactattataaaaaaataaaaaaaataaaaaaataacgtGTCCTAAATCTGAAAACTGAAATTTCAAGGagggtattttggtaattttaagaCCTCACCATCTCAAAGCCCCAATGGTAAAGCCCTTCTCAGCTAGAAGCCTACAAACTGCAAAAAAGCAAACAGCTGGCTAGTTTTGATGTATTaagctgctctctctctctctctctctctctacccacctcaatactctctctctccccaaaaTGTCCCCCCAGCTGGAGAGGAAGGATGGATACATGTCTTCAAATGTCCTCCAATCCAACAGCCACCAACCCCTCTCTCCTCAAACCCAAAACTTTTTTCACCTTCCACAATTGCCCTTCTGTAACATTCCATCTTCAGGCTCTTCATCACTCATTTACTCTGTATTCTTTGTCTCCCTCCTCCATGGGCCTTTTCGGGTTCTCACAACCCAGAGAGTTTCTTCTCAAAGACCCAAAAAACGAAACAGACAGATGTCCATCTGTTTTCTGTATACACACAAAAACCATCTCTCtccataatttcatttatttatttattgttgttgttcctcctgtatctctctctttctctctctctctctctccattgtCTCTCTCCATTGTCTCTCTGGAATCGAAAACCTTATCTCCTTTTTCGATTTGGCTTTTCATTTCCTTTCCTTAATCTATAAGgtttttatctatttttttttactagaaTTTGAGAGAGGGTATTTTTTGGTCTctaaaaataagatttttatttCCTGATTGGATGtggatttttggttttttcacTGTTAAATGGTCAAAGATTGGACCTTTGAGCAGGAGATGAAGAGGGTTCAACTGGGTTTCGAATTTGGTCGCTTTTCTCTCTTgaattttgttgggtttttgtgaTTAAATTTGGGATTTGAAGAGGAAGATGAAAAGGGCTGCTGGCAACTGTAAGCAATCTCAGCCTGCTGATGAGGAAACTAGGACAAAGTTCAGACATGAAAGTCTTCTGCAGGATTACCTTTTACGACAAAAGGTTTAGTTTTTGTTCCGACTTTTGTTTTGGCCTTGCTTTTCTTATTGAAATTCTCTTGCTAATTATGTTTTTCCTAAGTCTTATTGAAATCCTTGTATGATTAAGTGTTGATTTGgattagttttctttaattatGGTGTTTGTGTTACCCTCTAGTTAGTTTGTTGTCATTGAGAAAACAAGGTTTGAGAACAATTCTGAATCGAGATGATATGTGATCTACTTTAATCTACTGGAAAGGGGATTCGAACTTGGCTCGAGTTGGCGGGCACACTGCCATGACCAACTTACTAACGCACAGTTGTTACGGGGATTTGAACTTGGTCCGAGGTGCGGGCACACTGCCTTGACCAACTTACTAAAGCGCTTACTAACAGTTGTTTTCGAGTATCTGAAATACTTGTTTACTAAAGTTTGGAAACAATGGATTGACTATGATGGAAGAAACGAAATTAATCGGGTTCTAATTTGTGCGGTTTTGATTGTATGAATAAAAGATGgacattgtttctttttatgttCTGATAGGAATTTGtatcaaagaagaagatgatgcaaGCTGCGAAGCAGAAAAGAGACGTTCTTTTGGCGGAAATTCGGTATGATTTTGTTCTTCTGGTTTCTGTGTGTTTGCAATGTTTTCTGTCCGCAGGTAGGATAGTAATTTGCTTCTCTCTTCGGAGTTTCAGATTTTTGAGACGAAGGTATAGCCATCTGCTGAAGATAAAATCAGCAGAAACCGAACCAGAAGTCCGTCATCAGAATTCTGATGTACAACCTAAGAAGTTGGCAAGGAAGAAAAAACATGCTAATGAAGCTGTTGTAAATAAACCCTCTCGTGTCTCGccggaaggaggaggaggaggaggagaacaCATTGTTTCGGAGCCCGTAAGAGAAGAGAAGAAGCGTAAAAATCGTGTAGTTAATGGCAGAAaggttggaaagaaaaaaactgcAGTGCAAGATCAGGTTTCTCTGAATGTTTAAATTACTCATAGTGAAAGCCAAAGGCCTTAAACAATCTCATTGTCATTGCGAAAGATAAATACAATTGGTCTTTTTTCGGTTTTATTACGCGTGTGGTCTTGTCCTCGATGCGGTGAATGTCCGAACGTTCCTAGGATAGTGTCCTCCTTGCcagattacggattagtaaacgtgTCATATTATATCAGATACTCACTCTCAATGCAACCTGGGATGACATCATTtaacattttggtcattcttCGGGGGCAGTTCGCGCAAAACCCTCCGAAgaaatcttcacaaaacaaTCTCAGCAAGACGAAATATGAACATTATGTACGTAATAGCTTCGTATAATAATCTGTTTATGCCATTACAGAATATGATTCAACTGTATTTGACATAGCAGGCGTGAAAGAGATAAACTAGATACAGCATTTACACTTATATGTTAACAACAGAAACCGTACAAAGTATATCGGGGGTCAAAGGTAATACCGAATACATGTTACTTCCTCGCAGATACACATCTACACTTACAAACATCAATGCTGGAAAACTGAATCTGTATGCGTTGAGTTGAATTGTTGCAAAATCATCACCCTGGAAAACAGCTAGGTTCAGACAaaagtttgagagaaacctAAACACACCAGAATTTGTAATTTGTGTTTGGACACGTACCGCAGATACGGAGATAAGTCAgacttgtatatcttgtaagtcAAGTTTGGTTGGGAAGCTGTGCAAATGTTCCTACATTGGGGCTGCAGCCACCAACCATCATGTTCCTGTAAACTGCATATGCATGATCTGGATCCCCGGATGTGCTATACAGTCGGATGAGAGCATTGTAGGTAAACACATCAGGTTCAAGGCCTACAAGTTGTAGTTCTTCATAAATCCTCCTCGCTTGCTCCACCATTCCAACAAGTCCCAGATTGAGTATTAACGAATTGTATGTGTAAAGATCAGGAGCGATTCCTCTAGTCCGCATTTCATCATAAAGAGAGAGTGCTTCCTCTACCCTCCGTGATCGTCCAAGTCCATTGATCATAAGGTTGTAAGAAACGGAGTCAGGATCGAGGCCACTTTGTTTTAACTCCTCAAAATAGTCCACAGCATCATCCACTCTCCCTGCCTGGCAGAGGCAATccacaagaatggtgtaagactTCAGGTCAGGTCTTATCCCTTCTTTAATCATCCTTCTAA includes:
- the LOC126631912 gene encoding uncharacterized protein LOC126631912, coding for MKRAAGNCKQSQPADEETRTKFRHESLLQDYLLRQKEFVSKKKMMQAAKQKRDVLLAEIRFLRRRYSHLLKIKSAETEPEVRHQNSDVQPKKLARKKKHANEAVVNKPSRVSPEGGGGGGEHIVSEPVREEKKRKNRVVNGRKVGKKKTAVQDQVSLNV